In Methylophaga thalassica, one genomic interval encodes:
- a CDS encoding chemotaxis protein CheW, whose product MTLELHDNKQWLCFLIEDETYAHAVSKIREVHDYMAAVPVPGAPSYIEGVLNIRGEIVSIVSSRKLLGIDEADEHRHIIIIKSDNGLVGITVDEVVKITLLDLQHMVPVEQKNTLSPIYATVKHKQQLIILADFERCFNQMENYE is encoded by the coding sequence ATGACATTAGAGTTACATGACAACAAACAATGGCTTTGTTTTCTGATTGAAGATGAAACCTATGCACACGCAGTAAGTAAGATAAGGGAAGTTCACGACTATATGGCAGCGGTCCCTGTACCCGGTGCCCCTTCATATATAGAAGGAGTACTGAACATAAGAGGCGAGATAGTCAGCATTGTGAGTAGTAGGAAATTATTAGGAATTGATGAGGCAGATGAGCACCGTCACATCATTATTATCAAATCAGATAATGGCTTAGTTGGTATTACTGTTGATGAAGTCGTGAAAATTACCTTGCTGGATTTACAACATATGGTACCTGTAGAGCAAAAAAATACATTGAGCCCTATCTATGCCACCGTAAAACATAAACAACAGCTAATTATATTGGCCGATTTTGAACGTTGTTTTAATCAAATGGAAAATTATGAGTAA